From Pelosinus fermentans DSM 17108, the proteins below share one genomic window:
- the glpB gene encoding anaerobic glycerol-3-phosphate dehydrogenase subunit GlpB yields the protein MREYDIVVIGGGLAGLMAAAAATKRGKKVTLLSLGSGTLTIGGGIVDVMGYLEGGIPAATPSAGLLQVGEGHPYKKIGRPAIEESIRFFKEICEQEGYSYIGNLDKTQWIPTAAGTLKPTCLVPKTMDTTELKKADKVTVLGFDALKDFYPSLIAKNFKKIPAFAQKEYEVVMVDPKLSEGRDVTALDVARWLDTEEGLASCIEKMRNVIDSGSVVIIPPVLGTRPDYAVKEKLEKALGCHFIETASVPPSITGLRLRTMLVRYLKKNGVRIVEQAIVAKSIVEDGKCVAVITEGVDRERTYYAKSFILANGGFYGGGLLAEPGKVIEPIFNLPVEAPTDHELWANYSLFSSEAQPFAKLGLDVDEKMRPLDANGKVLLNNVYVAGRNLRGYDFSFEKSGNGVAIASGYQAAMSV from the coding sequence ATGAGGGAATATGATATTGTAGTAATTGGCGGCGGCTTAGCAGGTTTAATGGCGGCGGCTGCAGCGACAAAACGCGGCAAGAAAGTAACACTATTGTCTTTAGGTTCGGGAACCTTAACCATTGGCGGCGGCATCGTTGATGTAATGGGATATTTGGAAGGCGGCATACCGGCAGCTACTCCAAGTGCAGGGCTGCTGCAAGTCGGTGAAGGTCATCCATACAAAAAAATTGGTCGCCCGGCAATCGAAGAATCGATTCGCTTCTTTAAAGAAATTTGCGAGCAAGAAGGATATTCCTATATTGGAAATCTAGACAAAACCCAATGGATACCGACTGCTGCTGGTACATTAAAACCAACTTGTCTTGTTCCCAAAACAATGGACACGACAGAACTTAAAAAAGCAGACAAAGTAACTGTATTGGGATTTGATGCATTAAAGGATTTTTATCCTAGCTTAATCGCCAAAAACTTTAAAAAGATTCCTGCATTTGCGCAAAAAGAGTATGAAGTCGTGATGGTTGATCCAAAACTATCTGAAGGCCGGGATGTTACTGCTTTGGATGTGGCTCGTTGGTTAGATACAGAGGAAGGTCTTGCAAGCTGCATTGAAAAGATGCGTAACGTGATTGATTCCGGCAGTGTGGTTATCATTCCGCCCGTATTAGGGACTCGTCCGGATTATGCAGTTAAAGAAAAATTAGAAAAAGCTTTAGGGTGTCATTTCATAGAAACAGCTTCTGTGCCTCCATCCATTACTGGTTTGCGCCTGCGTACCATGTTAGTACGATATCTGAAAAAAAATGGCGTACGAATTGTAGAACAAGCTATTGTAGCAAAATCCATTGTGGAAGACGGCAAATGCGTGGCAGTGATCACAGAAGGTGTGGATCGGGAACGTACCTACTATGCTAAATCCTTTATTTTAGCAAATGGCGGTTTCTATGGCGGTGGTCTGCTTGCAGAGCCAGGTAAGGTGATCGAGCCTATTTTCAATTTACCTGTAGAGGCTCCAACGGATCATGAATTGTGGGCGAATTATTCTTTATTCTCCAGTGAAGCACAGCCTTTTGCGAAACTTGGTTTAGATGTTGACGAAAAAATGCGTCCTCTTGATGCCAACGGCAAAGTGCTACTAAATAATGTTTATGTTGCGGGACGTAATCTGCGCGGCTATGATTTCAGCTTTGAGAAATCAGGGAATGGTGTAGCAATTGCGTCAGGTTATCAAGCGGCTATGTCAGTGTAA
- a CDS encoding anaerobic glycerol-3-phosphate dehydrogenase subunit C has product MKKHHNNPDSCTACTVCIANCPVTAATRKFRGPKMVGPTLERMRLSQDDIEPSLEYCSNCKNCDMSCPSGVPISTLNMLARAKYFKNRKRSLRDWILSHGEKMAKLSAATPGMANFGMKMSRGILKKIGISDKAPLPAYASKSFSKLFKNLKQTSYPDKVVFYPGCFINYNDPQVGMDFVAVMQANKLEVIVEEDFVCCGSPLVVNGFLDEAEENAKQNVQILKKWTDKGYPIITCCTSCGLMLKQEYQELFHIEGVAEYAKHLYDADEFLLDLHDQGRLNTNFGTLNEKYMYHAPCHLRAQGMGLPGVELLALIPGLDVQDADAGCCGISGNYGFKDDKYDISMEIGSGLFKAIKDSGRDTVVSECGTCRLQIGHGANVKTLHPLTLVRKSYEAYHK; this is encoded by the coding sequence ATGAAGAAACATCATAATAATCCAGATAGCTGTACAGCTTGTACGGTGTGTATTGCCAATTGCCCGGTAACAGCTGCGACTCGGAAGTTTCGTGGGCCTAAAATGGTTGGTCCTACCTTAGAAAGAATGAGATTATCACAAGATGATATAGAACCTTCCTTGGAGTATTGTTCTAATTGTAAGAATTGTGATATGTCATGCCCTTCTGGCGTTCCTATTTCAACTCTTAATATGTTAGCTCGAGCTAAATATTTTAAGAATCGTAAACGCAGCTTACGGGATTGGATTTTATCTCACGGCGAAAAAATGGCTAAATTGAGTGCTGCTACTCCAGGTATGGCTAATTTTGGAATGAAAATGAGCCGGGGTATATTGAAAAAGATCGGTATCTCTGATAAGGCGCCATTGCCGGCATATGCATCAAAATCTTTTAGCAAATTATTTAAAAATCTGAAACAAACCAGTTACCCGGATAAGGTTGTATTTTATCCTGGCTGCTTTATTAATTACAACGATCCCCAAGTTGGTATGGATTTTGTAGCAGTTATGCAAGCGAATAAATTGGAAGTGATTGTAGAAGAGGATTTTGTTTGCTGCGGTTCTCCATTAGTGGTAAACGGATTTTTGGATGAAGCAGAAGAAAATGCAAAACAGAATGTTCAAATCCTCAAGAAATGGACAGATAAAGGATATCCGATCATTACTTGCTGCACCAGCTGCGGTTTGATGTTGAAACAAGAATATCAGGAACTGTTCCATATTGAAGGTGTGGCAGAATATGCAAAACATTTGTATGATGCAGATGAATTTTTACTGGATCTTCATGATCAAGGACGTTTGAATACAAATTTTGGCACATTAAATGAAAAATATATGTATCATGCTCCTTGTCATTTAAGAGCGCAAGGTATGGGGTTACCAGGAGTCGAGTTGTTAGCTTTAATTCCAGGGCTTGATGTGCAGGATGCAGATGCTGGCTGTTGCGGTATTTCGGGTAATTATGGTTTTAAAGACGACAAATATGATATTTCCATGGAGATCGGCTCAGGCTTATTCAAAGCAATTAAGGATAGTGGCCGTGATACCGTTGTTTCGGAATGTGGAACATGCCGTTTGCAAATTGGCCACGGAGCCAATGTAAAGACATTGCACCCATTGACATTAGTGCGTAAATCCTATGAAGCGTATCACAAATAG
- the phnD gene encoding phosphate/phosphite/phosphonate ABC transporter substrate-binding protein codes for MIQKRVGLFHLIIVMLVGIIAPFLVEYIGNLGAIVSVLVVAGVSTAVLIRTWPRTGDIERSQVQSSVKQTQSMPQVDMYGISEDLSFISQQLAWVAGHSNTALKKLTKQSNTIAQESETTASSAQEASAGVEEIASNAAVVANASQQALKQCQSSTQLALNNQLQITQASNTMLEVAQVVETSVRDMEELNVASKRIGAFVGKIQGIASQTNLLALNAAIEAARAGEQGRGFAVVAEEVRKLASESEAVTHEVEETVRDITNRTSYVTAHMQGSKEKIQGIEQLARKSAESMQEIVNTVNEIESTVEKLCSLSNDQQMTTEQMAQAVESIGSATVEIAAGTQEALKSIGQQEHDIEEVYALTKKMTAAVDQIQEVAAIFKTGKELVFGFNPFTAPQVIKENYTPILEAIAKKLGLEPKIIIVSDYDSLGRSLLKGTIDVGWFSPFAYVSAKDKGEITPLVTTVVNKNASYHGYIIARKDKAFQSIDSLQGKRFAFVDKQSASGYVYPKAMLLEQGKDPETFFSETVFLGSHNRVIDAVLDGTVDAGATYSEAVETAKEYGLAVHNLVILKQTDAIPKDVIAGRPGLDEQLLASLKQVFIETTDRTSAHASVMKKTGLNGFIEAQDQVYDVIRKAANVLK; via the coding sequence ATGATACAGAAAAGAGTAGGTCTGTTTCACTTGATAATTGTGATGCTCGTTGGTATAATAGCACCATTTCTAGTGGAGTATATAGGGAATTTGGGAGCAATAGTCAGTGTTTTGGTAGTGGCTGGTGTTTCAACAGCCGTTTTAATCAGAACTTGGCCTCGGACTGGAGACATAGAGAGAAGTCAGGTCCAATCTTCTGTAAAACAAACTCAATCGATGCCCCAGGTGGATATGTACGGTATTTCCGAAGATTTATCCTTTATATCCCAGCAGTTGGCTTGGGTTGCAGGGCATAGCAACACCGCATTAAAAAAGCTAACCAAACAGTCCAATACCATAGCCCAAGAAAGTGAAACCACGGCAAGCAGTGCCCAGGAGGCTTCTGCAGGTGTAGAAGAAATTGCTTCTAATGCAGCGGTTGTGGCAAATGCTTCCCAGCAAGCTTTAAAACAGTGCCAGAGTTCCACGCAATTAGCACTGAATAATCAGCTGCAAATTACACAGGCAAGCAATACCATGCTGGAAGTAGCCCAGGTAGTGGAAACTTCGGTACGTGATATGGAAGAATTGAATGTAGCATCAAAGCGGATTGGTGCTTTTGTCGGCAAAATTCAAGGGATTGCCAGTCAAACAAACTTATTGGCTTTGAATGCAGCCATTGAGGCAGCCCGTGCAGGAGAACAAGGCCGGGGGTTTGCCGTTGTGGCAGAAGAAGTACGCAAATTGGCTAGTGAAAGTGAAGCCGTAACTCATGAAGTGGAAGAAACAGTGAGGGATATCACCAATCGTACGAGCTATGTTACGGCACATATGCAAGGCAGCAAGGAAAAAATTCAGGGTATTGAGCAATTGGCAAGAAAATCTGCAGAGAGTATGCAGGAAATAGTGAATACTGTTAACGAAATCGAAAGCACAGTAGAAAAATTGTGCAGCCTTTCCAATGACCAGCAAATGACTACAGAACAAATGGCCCAAGCGGTAGAGAGTATTGGGAGTGCTACCGTTGAAATTGCTGCTGGCACGCAAGAAGCATTGAAAAGTATTGGCCAGCAGGAACATGATATTGAAGAAGTATATGCATTAACGAAAAAAATGACAGCTGCTGTAGATCAAATACAAGAAGTTGCCGCTATTTTTAAAACCGGCAAAGAATTAGTATTTGGTTTTAACCCATTTACAGCGCCACAAGTAATTAAAGAAAATTATACGCCGATATTAGAAGCGATTGCCAAGAAATTAGGACTAGAACCTAAAATCATTATCGTTTCTGATTATGATTCTTTGGGGCGGTCCTTATTGAAAGGTACAATTGATGTAGGGTGGTTTTCTCCTTTTGCCTATGTTTCTGCAAAAGATAAAGGTGAGATTACTCCTTTAGTGACTACGGTAGTGAACAAAAATGCTTCCTATCATGGTTATATCATTGCTCGTAAAGATAAAGCGTTTCAGTCGATAGATAGTCTGCAAGGTAAACGTTTTGCCTTTGTTGACAAACAATCAGCCTCTGGATACGTATATCCAAAGGCCATGTTATTAGAACAGGGGAAAGATCCGGAAACATTTTTCTCAGAGACGGTCTTCTTAGGCAGTCACAATCGGGTCATTGATGCAGTCCTGGATGGTACGGTTGATGCAGGCGCTACTTATTCAGAAGCTGTAGAAACTGCTAAAGAGTATGGACTTGCTGTACATAATTTGGTAATATTAAAGCAAACCGATGCGATACCCAAAGATGTTATTGCTGGGCGACCTGGACTTGATGAACAATTGTTGGCAAGTCTTAAACAGGTTTTTATAGAAACTACCGATAGGACATCTGCACATGCTTCAGTGATGAAAAAAACTGGATTAAATGGTTTTATTGAAGCCCAGGATCAGGTGTATGATGTGATCAGAAAAGCAGCCAATGTACTAAAATAA
- the pyk gene encoding pyruvate kinase, giving the protein MIKKTKIVCTMGPSTGKQEIMEKLIEAGMNVARFNFSHGDHAEHSVRINMLRAASAAKKTPVAVLLDTKGPEMRLGNFVEGKVTIEQGQKFILTSRDIEGTKEICSVNHRHLPQEVAAGNQILLSDGLICLQVDKVEGDDIHTTVLNTGVIGNRKRVAAPGVSVNLPPLSEQDIKDVLFAAKEGMDFIAASFIQRAADVLTIRKLLEEANSDIHIISKIENAEGVKNIDEIIKVSDGIMVARGDLGVEIPTEEVPLVQKMIIEKCNKLGKPVITATQMLESMINNPRPTRAEASDVANAILDGTDAIMLSGETASGDYPVEAVEMMSKIAVRTEQGLKYSEILHNKGMLTQRTTTEAISHATVQVAHELSAASIITDTQTGYSARMVSKYRPLAHIVAVTPYERTVRKMLLLWGVQPVLRAASKNSDEMVQNDINSAVASGIVSEGDLVVITAGVHATGTGTTNMIRVHVVGNILLRGVGIGATAVTGKVCIAHSIKDVQSKFKEGEILVVSHVDDETAKYAAKASAVIAEEGGLTSHAAIVGISAGIPVIVGADGATERLTDGAVVTVDAARGLVYSGEINAR; this is encoded by the coding sequence ATGATCAAGAAGACGAAAATTGTATGTACAATGGGTCCTAGCACAGGAAAGCAAGAAATCATGGAAAAACTAATAGAGGCGGGTATGAATGTAGCGCGCTTTAATTTTTCCCATGGTGACCATGCAGAACACAGTGTTCGTATCAACATGCTGCGTGCCGCGTCGGCAGCCAAGAAAACTCCGGTAGCCGTATTACTTGATACCAAGGGACCCGAAATGCGCCTTGGCAATTTTGTAGAAGGCAAAGTGACCATTGAACAAGGTCAAAAATTTATCCTAACCTCCAGAGACATAGAAGGAACAAAAGAGATTTGCTCCGTGAATCATCGTCATTTGCCCCAAGAAGTAGCTGCCGGCAATCAAATTCTGCTATCCGATGGACTGATTTGTCTTCAAGTTGATAAAGTAGAAGGAGATGATATTCATACTACGGTATTAAATACGGGTGTGATTGGGAATCGCAAACGTGTAGCAGCCCCAGGTGTATCGGTCAATTTACCCCCTTTATCGGAACAAGATATTAAAGACGTATTGTTTGCTGCCAAAGAAGGCATGGATTTTATTGCAGCCTCCTTTATCCAAAGAGCAGCTGACGTATTGACCATTCGCAAATTATTGGAAGAAGCCAACTCCGATATCCATATTATCTCTAAAATTGAAAATGCCGAAGGCGTAAAAAACATTGATGAAATCATTAAAGTATCCGATGGAATTATGGTTGCCCGAGGTGATTTAGGAGTAGAAATTCCAACGGAAGAAGTTCCATTGGTGCAGAAAATGATCATTGAAAAGTGTAATAAGCTAGGCAAACCTGTAATTACCGCTACTCAAATGCTGGAATCCATGATCAACAATCCTCGCCCTACCCGTGCAGAAGCCAGTGATGTTGCAAATGCCATTCTGGATGGAACGGATGCCATCATGCTCAGTGGTGAAACCGCCAGCGGCGATTATCCAGTAGAAGCAGTAGAAATGATGTCAAAAATAGCAGTACGTACGGAACAAGGCTTAAAGTACAGTGAAATTCTGCATAATAAAGGCATGTTAACCCAGCGTACCACAACGGAAGCCATCAGTCATGCAACGGTACAAGTGGCTCATGAACTCAGTGCAGCGTCTATTATTACAGATACCCAAACCGGCTACAGTGCCAGAATGGTATCCAAATACCGTCCTTTGGCTCACATTGTAGCGGTAACGCCTTATGAAAGAACCGTTCGTAAAATGCTTCTGCTATGGGGTGTACAGCCAGTTCTTCGTGCCGCATCAAAAAATAGTGATGAAATGGTGCAAAATGATATTAACAGTGCAGTTGCCTCTGGAATTGTCAGTGAAGGTGACTTAGTGGTAATTACGGCAGGTGTTCATGCAACAGGCACAGGAACGACGAATATGATTCGGGTGCATGTAGTAGGCAACATTTTATTACGAGGCGTTGGTATTGGCGCAACAGCAGTAACGGGTAAAGTTTGTATAGCCCATTCCATCAAAGATGTGCAGAGCAAATTTAAAGAAGGCGAAATACTAGTGGTTTCCCATGTGGATGATGAAACGGCAAAATATGCAGCCAAAGCGTCAGCTGTGATAGCAGAAGAAGGCGGCTTGACCTCACATGCAGCAATTGTAGGCATTAGTGCAGGCATACCGGTGATTGTGGGTGCAGATGGTGCTACGGAACGCTTAACCGATGGTGCGGTTGTAACAGTAGATGCAGCTCGCGGACTAGTTTACAGCGGCGAAATTAACGCACGGTAA
- a CDS encoding sugar-binding transcriptional regulator: MTRWDKNCAMGTLNVPKEEVMWKKAVQLQRKIAPEFIAAIEERYDILRSIQHSEPVGRRALAAMLEKGERVVRAQVEFLKNAGLVDFSQMGMTITLEGQLLLKDLSEYIKALHGLTTLEDELSEKLGLKQVIIIPGDSDSDTGVRRELGRAAANVLAQHLNKNDMIVAVSGGTIMANVAEAIHFTQPSVTVVPARGGLGEKVENQANTIAAAMATKLGGKYRMIHVPEGISEEMLGVMVANNSNILTVADMIKHADVLIHGIGQAQEMAVRRGFDEEFVSKLINSGAVGEALGHYCTVEGKNIYITSSVGLHLDDLADIGVVVAVAGGQRKAEAIVAVTNAGGQDVLITDESAAKAIQSII, encoded by the coding sequence TTGACAAGATGGGACAAAAATTGTGCCATGGGGACGTTAAATGTCCCGAAGGAAGAGGTCATGTGGAAAAAAGCCGTCCAGCTTCAGCGTAAAATTGCTCCTGAATTTATTGCAGCCATTGAAGAACGATATGATATTTTGAGATCCATTCAGCATAGTGAACCTGTGGGGCGAAGAGCATTAGCCGCCATGTTAGAAAAAGGCGAGCGGGTGGTGCGTGCCCAGGTAGAATTTTTGAAGAATGCTGGATTGGTAGATTTCTCTCAAATGGGCATGACAATCACGTTGGAAGGTCAGTTGTTGCTGAAAGATTTATCTGAATATATCAAAGCTCTTCATGGACTAACGACATTAGAAGATGAACTTTCGGAAAAGCTAGGACTTAAACAAGTCATTATTATTCCTGGTGACAGCGATAGTGACACTGGGGTACGCAGGGAATTAGGGCGTGCTGCTGCTAATGTACTGGCTCAACATTTAAATAAGAATGATATGATTGTTGCGGTAAGCGGCGGAACCATTATGGCCAATGTGGCAGAAGCTATTCATTTTACTCAGCCTTCTGTTACTGTTGTTCCAGCCCGGGGCGGGCTTGGGGAGAAAGTAGAGAACCAGGCCAATACCATTGCAGCTGCTATGGCTACCAAATTAGGCGGCAAATATCGTATGATTCATGTGCCTGAGGGGATCAGTGAAGAAATGCTCGGTGTGATGGTGGCTAATAATAGCAATATTCTTACTGTAGCAGATATGATTAAACATGCAGATGTTCTGATACATGGCATTGGTCAAGCGCAGGAAATGGCTGTTCGCCGAGGGTTTGATGAGGAATTTGTTTCTAAACTCATCAATAGCGGTGCTGTTGGCGAGGCATTAGGGCATTATTGTACCGTAGAAGGTAAAAACATTTATATTACAAGCAGTGTGGGGTTACATCTGGATGATTTGGCGGATATCGGTGTAGTAGTAGCTGTAGCAGGAGGCCAAAGGAAAGCAGAGGCCATTGTGGCTGTTACGAATGCCGGTGGGCAGGATGTGCTGATTACAGACGAATCTGCAGCCAAAGCCATTCAGAGTATTATATAA
- the glpA gene encoding anaerobic glycerol-3-phosphate dehydrogenase subunit GlpA, whose translation MQKTTVVVIGGGATGVGILRDLCMRGVDAILLEQQDLAYGTSSRYHGLLHSGGRYAVKDAEAGKECIEENTILRKIGRHCVEQTEGFFARTHLDDEAFEGKWVEACAKVGIPTIPISVEEALRLEPNLSPKIKSVYRVPDAAIDGFRMVWQNVASARKYGGRVLTYTTVIGIEQSNNQVVGIKVRNTLTGEVSNIACDFIVSAAGSWAGEIAALAGINVNVQPDRGTLIAFNHRITSRIVNRLRPASDGDIFVPHGSITILGTTSASVNKPDDTVPNAKEVVELLNIGEALFEDIRSYRMLRAFAGTRPLYSADPNATGRGASRGFVTLDHAHDGLKGFVSVVGGKFTTYRLMAEKVTDLVCGYLNVKTPCRTAVENLVEDTSPALMAKARLYFPAYGAELAASRLGSEGLEKVIARIQEKPEKRQLLCECENVTMAEVEEAAADSTSYMISDVRRKTRMGMGTCQGAFCTFRSVGAVDANGLSWGKDTNVLFKEFLQGRWKGIRPILWGNVMREMELTRGIYEGTLNINGAIDNEGI comes from the coding sequence ATGCAAAAGACGACAGTTGTAGTAATTGGTGGCGGTGCCACAGGGGTTGGTATTCTGCGTGATTTATGCATGCGGGGAGTTGATGCAATTCTTCTTGAGCAGCAGGATTTAGCCTATGGTACCAGCTCGCGTTATCATGGACTTTTGCATAGCGGTGGTCGTTATGCGGTAAAAGATGCCGAGGCAGGCAAGGAATGTATTGAGGAAAATACAATTTTACGTAAAATTGGCAGACATTGTGTAGAGCAAACAGAAGGATTTTTTGCTCGCACGCATTTAGATGACGAGGCATTTGAAGGAAAATGGGTGGAAGCATGCGCAAAAGTAGGAATTCCTACTATTCCCATTTCCGTAGAGGAGGCTCTTCGTTTAGAACCCAATCTAAGTCCCAAAATTAAGTCTGTATATCGGGTGCCGGATGCGGCCATCGATGGTTTTCGCATGGTCTGGCAAAATGTAGCATCGGCACGCAAATATGGCGGACGGGTACTAACCTACACTACCGTTATAGGTATCGAACAAAGTAATAATCAAGTGGTGGGCATTAAGGTTCGCAACACATTAACTGGTGAAGTCAGTAACATTGCTTGTGATTTCATTGTCAGTGCTGCTGGCTCTTGGGCTGGAGAAATTGCTGCTTTGGCAGGGATTAACGTAAATGTGCAGCCAGACAGAGGAACTTTAATTGCTTTTAATCATCGGATTACCAGCCGTATCGTGAATCGTTTGCGTCCGGCTTCCGACGGAGACATTTTTGTTCCCCACGGCTCCATAACGATTTTAGGTACCACATCTGCATCAGTAAACAAGCCGGATGATACGGTGCCGAACGCAAAAGAAGTAGTAGAACTCTTGAATATTGGGGAAGCTTTATTTGAAGATATCAGAAGCTATCGCATGCTCAGAGCCTTTGCCGGAACCAGGCCGCTGTATAGTGCGGATCCAAATGCAACAGGCCGTGGAGCATCTCGTGGTTTTGTGACTCTTGATCATGCACACGACGGATTAAAGGGTTTTGTCAGCGTAGTAGGGGGGAAATTCACTACCTATCGCTTAATGGCAGAAAAGGTAACCGATCTAGTATGTGGTTACTTGAATGTCAAAACACCTTGCCGTACAGCGGTAGAAAATCTTGTTGAGGATACTTCTCCTGCACTGATGGCAAAAGCTCGCTTGTATTTTCCTGCTTATGGTGCTGAACTTGCTGCTTCACGATTAGGTTCAGAAGGCTTGGAAAAGGTAATTGCCCGTATACAGGAAAAACCGGAAAAACGCCAATTATTGTGTGAGTGTGAAAATGTAACAATGGCTGAAGTGGAAGAAGCGGCAGCTGACAGTACCAGCTATATGATTAGCGATGTTCGTCGTAAGACTCGTATGGGGATGGGAACTTGTCAGGGAGCTTTCTGCACATTCCGCAGTGTAGGCGCAGTGGATGCCAATGGATTGTCATGGGGCAAAGATACCAATGTGTTATTCAAAGAATTCCTGCAAGGCCGCTGGAAAGGGATTCGTCCTATTTTGTGGGGCAATGTCATGCGTGAAATGGAACTGACCCGGGGAATTTATGAAGGAACTTTAAACATAAATGGAGCGATTGACAATGAGGGAATATGA